The following are from one region of the Eubacterium sp. MSJ-33 genome:
- a CDS encoding UvrD-helicase domain-containing protein, whose translation MLNEKEKELRDALGLLKPEDGSKNYSVKAGAGGGKTTTLSQRICNQIVSGVPAEEFVIITYTNAAAAELRDKITDALRKKLEKKETLSETQIGYVKNALASMDLMQISTIHSFLLKILREHTFEAGITLDAELLEEDKNEKRKEKFFNTWYKNHMDEIDAIGEKDDWKHIAKKGGQTEHRREVFKNMFFDLADVREDVRYCLSDPAPELAKEAQVYVDTWKQKFLNYELEFKSNQPMNKNGKLKKVNAKPQSILDAIDKIKGKTVYNADDACSVADALCTIVELIADDYNFFGKTGGVSNPIGSLRAVIDTFVLDADEMKWNFGKRYNAAMDAYKRVAPVVSYVCEMQKAYQKEIDANTRELSNNDILYRTDRLLKQHPDVLDELRMRYSKIYVDEFQDTTGLQAGIVLQLSEKPGTKLEDYDLQEDKLLVVGDPKQSIYRFTGAEKAVYDKVDHILAEKADTLAQSVVLHHNFRSNAAIVNWVNNSYRVLMGADYDEMETDWSVTDTQALHGVYRYVPKQSGDGENSEQESDAEAVRGLIEELVGKPYCFVEQCHRNPDGTFAEPELRRIRYSDIMVLFRNTTKMDVYDSVLKQAGIPTAFQGKQKVAGEEVLQNFVILMEYMASWSGKRELAAIQVVQGLDVTNTDPESIKKAAGKLRELKNTFADKNMGSAAVAQYLLSHPELYMPKEKEQTLEDVKRYQTRLHQMVEACIQKNDGDMRILADRMREYLAKKVEREVPLENQENAVRLMNVHKSKGLTGQIVIIADRSNQEGCWYGAFRSAGKYYPVARYRYSAYGNMKSVTSPAYVHDRNLLDQAYREETEEAIRLQYVAATRAAQALIIMPALGNNVWFSNPAYGYDKLPDIQTWLSERAGDAAVKIDAERRPASVTNKNCADLQVQVALKDAMQDGNPYAENTLTSITPSGLEAPVSTGYASGKDEEYVREERPKGDVFGDVMHRVYELLIMRFNRIIGMSDPERETAVAQAINQAILEHQDAMRANDHPDEYFSFLKRVMVDQGYLKDVIAPILSSAEAVYPEYAFSFYVPEAEQEQFKQDFAPYLKLAKVESVADKIWVNGKADLVVVNKDGLVKVYDYKSDSRNGKPLADFETTLAGKYAGQLALYRYAIGKAFGVTRVETELIHLYRKI comes from the coding sequence ATGCTTAATGAAAAGGAAAAAGAACTGCGCGATGCACTTGGATTGCTAAAGCCCGAAGATGGAAGTAAGAACTATAGCGTCAAAGCCGGGGCCGGTGGAGGAAAGACAACCACCCTCAGTCAGCGTATCTGCAATCAGATCGTGAGCGGCGTGCCTGCCGAAGAGTTTGTGATCATCACCTATACCAACGCGGCAGCGGCAGAGCTGCGTGACAAAATCACGGATGCGTTACGGAAAAAGCTGGAGAAGAAGGAAACCTTGTCTGAAACGCAGATCGGATATGTGAAGAACGCACTTGCTTCCATGGATCTGATGCAGATATCCACGATCCATTCGTTCTTGCTCAAGATTCTGCGTGAACATACCTTTGAAGCCGGAATCACACTGGATGCAGAACTGCTGGAAGAAGATAAAAATGAGAAGCGCAAGGAAAAGTTCTTCAATACATGGTATAAGAACCATATGGATGAAATCGATGCGATAGGGGAAAAGGACGACTGGAAACATATAGCCAAAAAGGGTGGACAGACAGAACACAGGAGGGAAGTGTTCAAAAATATGTTCTTTGATCTGGCGGATGTGCGGGAAGATGTCCGGTATTGTCTGAGTGATCCGGCACCAGAGCTTGCGAAAGAAGCACAGGTTTATGTGGATACCTGGAAACAAAAGTTCCTGAACTATGAACTGGAGTTTAAGAGTAACCAGCCAATGAATAAGAATGGAAAGTTGAAGAAAGTCAATGCGAAACCTCAGAGCATTCTGGATGCAATAGACAAAATTAAAGGTAAGACCGTGTATAACGCGGACGATGCGTGTAGCGTGGCAGATGCGCTGTGTACAATTGTGGAGCTGATTGCAGATGACTATAATTTCTTCGGAAAAACAGGAGGGGTATCAAATCCAATCGGAAGTCTGCGTGCGGTGATAGATACATTTGTGTTGGATGCAGATGAAATGAAATGGAATTTCGGGAAGCGCTATAATGCTGCGATGGATGCATATAAAAGGGTTGCACCGGTTGTCTCTTATGTATGTGAAATGCAGAAGGCATACCAGAAGGAAATAGATGCAAATACAAGGGAATTATCCAACAACGATATTTTGTACCGGACAGACAGACTGTTGAAGCAGCATCCGGATGTCCTGGATGAATTGCGGATGCGGTACTCGAAGATTTATGTGGATGAATTTCAGGATACGACCGGGCTTCAGGCAGGAATTGTGCTGCAGTTATCGGAAAAGCCCGGAACGAAGCTGGAAGACTATGACTTGCAGGAGGATAAGCTGTTAGTCGTCGGTGATCCGAAGCAGTCCATCTATCGGTTTACCGGTGCTGAGAAAGCGGTCTATGATAAGGTGGATCATATTCTGGCGGAGAAAGCGGATACTCTTGCACAGTCGGTTGTGCTGCATCATAATTTCCGCTCAAATGCAGCGATCGTCAACTGGGTAAATAACAGTTACCGGGTGTTGATGGGGGCAGATTATGATGAGATGGAGACGGATTGGAGTGTCACAGATACGCAGGCGCTGCATGGCGTGTATCGGTATGTTCCGAAGCAGTCGGGCGACGGAGAAAACAGCGAACAGGAAAGCGATGCGGAGGCGGTTAGAGGGCTGATCGAAGAGTTGGTCGGAAAGCCATATTGCTTTGTCGAACAGTGTCATAGAAATCCGGACGGTACATTTGCGGAGCCGGAGTTACGGAGAATCCGATATTCCGATATCATGGTACTGTTTCGGAACACAACGAAGATGGATGTGTATGATTCAGTACTGAAACAGGCGGGAATCCCAACTGCATTCCAGGGAAAACAGAAGGTTGCCGGGGAAGAGGTATTGCAGAATTTTGTTATATTGATGGAATATATGGCTTCCTGGTCGGGAAAAAGAGAGCTTGCAGCAATACAGGTCGTGCAGGGACTGGATGTGACAAATACAGATCCGGAAAGCATCAAAAAAGCAGCCGGGAAGCTGCGGGAATTGAAAAATACATTTGCGGATAAGAATATGGGAAGTGCGGCGGTTGCGCAATACCTGTTATCGCATCCGGAACTCTATATGCCGAAGGAGAAAGAGCAGACGCTGGAAGATGTGAAGCGTTATCAGACGCGGTTACATCAGATGGTGGAAGCGTGCATACAAAAAAATGATGGAGATATGCGGATATTGGCAGATCGTATGCGGGAATATCTTGCGAAGAAGGTGGAACGGGAGGTTCCGCTTGAAAATCAGGAGAATGCGGTACGCCTGATGAACGTACATAAGTCCAAAGGACTGACCGGACAGATTGTAATTATTGCAGATCGTTCGAATCAGGAAGGCTGTTGGTATGGCGCGTTCCGGTCAGCCGGGAAATATTATCCGGTGGCAAGGTATAGATATTCAGCATACGGAAATATGAAATCCGTGACGTCACCTGCGTATGTGCACGACAGGAACCTGTTGGATCAGGCATATAGAGAAGAGACGGAGGAAGCAATCCGTCTGCAGTATGTGGCGGCAACGCGAGCTGCACAGGCATTGATCATTATGCCGGCACTTGGAAACAACGTGTGGTTTTCCAATCCGGCGTATGGATATGATAAGCTTCCGGACATCCAGACATGGCTTAGCGAACGCGCAGGCGATGCGGCGGTGAAGATAGACGCAGAGCGCAGACCGGCTTCTGTCACAAATAAAAATTGTGCAGATCTGCAGGTGCAGGTTGCACTCAAAGATGCCATGCAGGACGGAAATCCATATGCGGAAAATACATTGACCAGCATTACACCGAGTGGATTGGAAGCACCGGTAAGCACCGGATATGCTTCTGGTAAGGATGAAGAATATGTCCGGGAGGAGCGGCCGAAGGGAGATGTGTTCGGTGATGTTATGCACCGCGTCTATGAGCTTCTTATTATGCGGTTTAACCGGATTATTGGTATGAGTGATCCGGAGCGGGAAACAGCAGTTGCCCAGGCAATCAATCAGGCAATTTTAGAACATCAGGATGCCATGCGTGCAAACGATCACCCAGACGAATATTTCAGCTTCTTAAAGCGTGTTATGGTAGATCAGGGATATTTGAAAGACGTGATTGCACCGATACTTTCATCTGCGGAAGCGGTATATCCGGAATATGCATTTTCCTTCTATGTGCCGGAGGCAGAGCAGGAACAGTTCAAACAGGATTTTGCCCCGTATCTTAAACTTGCGAAGGTGGAATCCGTGGCGGATAAGATCTGGGTAAACGGAAAAGCAGATTTGGTTGTCGTGAACAAGGATGGATTGGTCAAGGTGTATGATTATAAATCAGATTCCAGAAATGGAAAGCCGCTTGCCGATTTTGAGACAACACTGGCAGGTAAATATGCCGGACAGTTGGCGCTCTACCGGTATGCTATTGGGAAAGCGTTTGGCGTAACCAGAGTGGAAACGGAATTAATCCATTTATATAGGAAAATATAA